TTTTGCTTGGCTGGACATCAGTGCTGTTACAGGATTTGAAAGTGCCAATGGCAATGTCTTTTTGTCCCAAGCTTTTGCTCTTCCCCAGTGTCAGCACCTGGGTTTATGTTTCAGATCACAGGCTGCACAAACCCTGGGAAAACCGTGAGCATCGTGGTCCGCGGCTCCAACAAACTGGTGCTGGAGGAAGCCGAGCGCTCCATTCACGATGCCCTGTGTGTCATAAGGTGCTTGGTGAAGAAAAGGTAACGTCTCACCTGGGTTATTGCAACTCCTGGAGCCTGGCTGTGTGTGAGGTGAGGCTAATGGGCatcctgtgccccagggctctgATTGCTGGCGGGGGAGCCCCGGAGATCGAGCTGGCGCTGCGGCTGAACGAGTACGCGCGGACGCTGAAGGGGATGGACTCCTACTGCGTCCGTGCCTACGGGGACGCGCTCGAGGTCATTCCCTCCACCCTGGCTGAGAACGCGGGGCTCAACCCCATCTCCACGGTAACGGAGCTGCGGAACAGACATGCCCAGGGAGAGAAAACTGCTGGCATTAACGTCAGGAAGGTAATGAGGATATCTGAGTGTTACAGGGGAAATGCTTAACTTCCTAAGGGGGTTGGACTGGGGAGAGGGCAAGGTGCTAGCCTCCCTAAAATTAGAGGGAAATGACAGCTTGTTCTCTCAGGAGCTCAGCCTGAGCATTGATAATAGCAGATAGTACATGCTTTATGCATACAACAGGAAACATCTCATGTTTCCACAAAAGCATTTCAGCAACACCAAAAGATCCATTTAGAATGATCCATCAGTAGGAAATGCAGTAGAAGGTGGTCATAAGTTGGGAGTAGCACCAGTTTTTCTCAGCTGGCACTGTTGACCTTTTTTGTTGGCTAATTTTTACTGGATGTGTCAAGTGCTTGGGGAGAGATGTGTGCTGTAATGCCCCTGTTGCAGGTGAAAGCCCTGTGATAGTCCAGGAGTTGATTGCCCTCAGAATTCTGGTGCTAAATGTGCCTGTAGTGTGTCTTGCACAAAGTGAAGGCTCCTTGTTCCCCTAGGGTGGCATTTCCAACAtcctggaggagctggtggtgcagcccctgctggtgtccctgagtgCCCTGACCCTCGCCACAGAGACCGTGCGCAGCATTCTCAAGATTGATGATGTGGTGAGTGGTGTTGGCGTCCTGGGCTGGGTTATCCTTCCTTCACAAGCACCAGCACCTTGTCATTCACCTGCTGTGCTTCAAAATGCAGTTACTGTGCAGAGTATTCTgagtttctgtgctgctgcttaaGACCTTTCAGCCTTTTAATAACTGCAGCTAATGAATTATAAATGCTGCACCATAAAGCAAGGAATTAGAGTCACTAAAAGACCAGGATCTTTATCAAAGGAGGAATTGTGATGTATCCTGTGCTTTCTTCTGCCTGACTGTGTGTCCCCCCTGCAGGTGAACACTCGAGGATAAGCTGAGCACAGGTGAGGACCAAGGCCTCGAGCTCCTGCCCTGTTCTGGAATTTGGACTCCTCACCAAAAGCGCCTGTGGGAATTGTCTTAAACTCCACCAAGACTGACGTACTTTAATCAGGTTTAACTTGAGTAACAGTTggttttcagaaagaaaatgctgttttatCAATAAACATGCAGAAGTCTACCTGACTCTTTGTTGGATAATTTTGTTGGGTTTGTTACATTTGGTTatgtttgcttttctctgctCCACTTTAGGGCTGAAAAGTCTAAGGTGATCAATCGCCTCTTGTGATATATTCTAAAAACACCCTTGAAGTGCACTCCAGTAACACTGAGCTGGCTcagagctgcctctcccacagcTTTCCCTGAGGGAGTGCTGGTGCTGCCCTCAGCGGTGCCTCTGggagcatctgcagtgggagcccctcccattcctggctctcctgagctctgcagcgattcctgctgccatcccatgatccagagccctgcaggctgTTCTTCACAGCCcttcctccccctgccccctgAATAACTGCCTTTCCCACAGCTGCTGAGAAGGCAAACGTACACTGCTCTATAATAATGCAAATCAGATTTCCAACTTGTGATTCTGAGCCTGACATTTTGAATTAACCCTTTCATCTCCATTATTGCTATAGTGAAACAAACAGATTCCTTTTAATGTTTAAAGGACAGTGTTTCTTCCATTTCTTCTCTCATTTCCATTCATGATTGGTTGGAGCTGGAGCTTTTGAGTAGATTTCCACCACGGTGGTGACCTGCTGTTGTGACTTGCCAAGTAGAACAAACAGATTAACTCAACTACTAATTAATAAATTCGACAATCAATTTAGGCATTAATGCTCTGCATTAATTATTCATTGCCTGTTTAAAATTACAAACAGTGCCTTACCCCACAGGGTCACATCCAACAATGATCTTAGTTCAGGTACTATGATTAAACCTTTCGTCCCCCATTACCACGGAGTTACAATTCTTGACAAGAATTCCAGCAACAATTGTGTGTGATTTAGTCACAAAAAGTATCTGTAATTTCACTACATTAAACAAGTCCATCCAGCATTCATTCCTACTTGTAGAGGAAGAATGTTCCTGCTTGTCCTGATAGAGGATAAGGACATTCCTAGGGCAGAATGTTCCTAGTTTAGGATAGAATATTCCAAGGACAGAATATTCCTGTTTATCCTGGTTCAGGATAGAATATTCCTAGGGCAGAATGTTCCTGGTTTAGGATAGAATATTCCTAGGACAGAATACTCCTGTTTATCCTGGTTTAGGATAAAATACTCCTAGGACAggatgctcctgctcctcctggttTAGGATAGAATATTCCTAGGACAGAATATTCCTGTTTATCCTGGTTCAGGATAGAATATTCCTAGGACAGAATATTCCTGCTTCTCCTGGTTTAGGATAGAATATTCCCAGGACAGAATGTTCTGGTTTAGGATAGAATATTCCTAGGACAGGATATTCCTGTTTATCCTGGTTCAGGATAGAATATTCCTAGGACAGAGTATTCCTGCATATCCTGGTTTAGGATAGAATATTCCTAGGACAGAGTATTCCTGCGTATCCTGGCTCAGGATAGAATATTCCTAGGACAGAGTATTCCTGCATATCCTGGTTTAGGATAAAATACTCCTAGGACAGAATGCTCCTGCATATCCTGGTTTAGGATAGAATATTCCTAGGACAGAATATTCCTGTTTATCCTGGTTCAGGATAGAACATTCCTAGGACAGAATGCTCCTGCTTCTCCTGGTTTAGCCCTACCCTCATACTGCTTACCTGAAGTACAAATATCAAACCGGAAAAAGCTTAATGATTCAGGGCGCAAAAACCGCGGGCTCGCCAGCGAGAATTGGATGTTCCCACTAAAATCCTGCGAGAAATCAGCTAAAGCTCCGCACGGACAGCGACGGAGAGCGGGgccaagcccagcccagcccagcccggcccggcggcgctCGTTGCGGGCGTTACCGccgcccggggccgcccccgcgGGGCGGAGCGCTCGGAGCGCTGCCGGCATGGAGGACGCGCACCGGGCCGCCCGCCTGGCCGCCTCCTGCCTCCGCACGCCGCTCGACCCGCGCACTCGGGCCCCCGCCGCGCTCTACGAGCGGggcccgccgcccgccgccgcgcAGGTACCGCGGGCTCCCCGGTCCCGCTCCGCACACGGGGCTCGGCGCTGCCTCCCCGGGCAcaggggacacacggacacacagacacgGGCGGGGGACACCAGGCAGATGGCCCGGGCACAGCAGCGCCGATCCCTTAATGCGCTTGCGGAGCAGATGGAGggggcactgcctgccctgctctgctctccctgggaagggctggggccGCTCCGCGGGGCGAGGAAACGAGCGGGGTTTGAACACGCCGGTTCCGGGAGGTGCGGGGTGCTGGATCCCAACACTTCAGGGGTTTTGCAGCGAGAACCTGACAAAAcataaaaaagatttttaatttttttttttttatgtcagAGCTTATTAAAATACCCTTGCTGGTGTGGAAAAGTAATACTCTAATTGTATTTATAAAGAAACTAGccgatgattttttttttttttttgcttggaaCAAAATGAAGCTTTTGTGATGCTTCCTGCTGACCTGGTTTCAATAACTTCTCTGACTCGTGTAAGCTTTAAAAATGCTTAAAGAATGTTAACTGCACACAGCTGCAAGCTGACAAATAGTATTGGAAATATAAGCTGTGCAGAATTCCTGTCATTTCACAGTAAGTTATGGAAATGGCATAAATATGTATGCACCACATCTCTAATGACTTATTTTTAGAGTGGTTATGGAACTAGGAGGCAGGGAAGGTTCTGTTTGCTTGTAAATAAAGGCATTTTTAGAGCTGCATAGCAATCGAGGAAGAATTACACTTTACAAAATagttattttttacttttggtAAGTCCTTTTCATCATATTTCCTCTTATAAACATATTGATTACAGGGCAGACTTGGGAATTTTTACAGGCTTTAAATAGGACCCTTAGGATATAAATTAATATGCAATAAGATTATTCTATGTGCTTCTACATTAACATTTGTATACAGGTATCTCTATTTGTGTTACGTTACCATTCCTTAGACTTAAATAGGAGAAAGCAATATTAAGAACCTTGTTCCCCTTCCTTCCAgcagaaaaaatttaaaaacatctCTTCTAGGATGGCTTTGACTTGGATTCAAACACCAACAGAGAGCAGGCCTCCCCTCCAAAGAGAGACTGTGACAAATGGATAGACTTTTCCAAAATGTACAGTTCAAATCAAGAGTATTACTTGAAGCTGGAAGAGTTGAAGAATGCCCACATGGAGACCATGGCAAAACTGGAAAGTATGTATCAGAACAAGCTGTATTTAAAAGGAGTACAAGCCCTGGATAAGAGAAATAACACCTCTCCAAAGTGCTGTAGGTAAGtttgggggcatttttagcTGAAGATTCCCAAATGCTTTGCAGCTGTAAAACCTTTGCTGCGTGTGTTTTTGGGCTGGAAAGCGTTCCACTCCCACCTCTCATAACCAGATAATCAGAGAAAAGTCAGTTTTGGTGACAGAAACGCTGTCACCCTGCTGGTGGTCTGTGAGGTTTAGAGGTGGCtgtgcagcagggatggggcagcacaTTTAGGAAAGCACAGGGCCTTTCCTAGGTCAGGAAGTGCTGACTTGGTGACCAGCACTAGAACCAGGATCTGCTTTGAGTGctgctcttttcccttctctccccctcaGGCACTCGGTTTTGGTTCTAGTGATGATTGCTTAGAGTGGAAGTCAGCAGCTTTGCATCAGTGTTGGACTGGCTCAAACCAAGGTtgttctttttcccccctttatttTCAAGGCCAACTTGGGACAAGAGTTCATATCAGCCTCTTAACCTGCACAAATCCTTTTCAGACTCAGACTTGAGCGATCCCTCGGGCCCAAGCGCGTCGGACGCGTCTGATGGAGAATTAGTGTTTGAGGAGAACGGCAGCGAAGCTGGATCATCCTCATTTGCTAAACAGCAGATTGAAAAAATGTGGGATGGGTTCTGCCTGGAAGATTACATCTCCCGTGCCAagcccagcctgcccagctCACCAGCCCGCAGGAAAGCGCACAAGAAAGAGAAAGCGTGGTCCCCCAGAGTCACCGTGCCCAAGCCCTTCCAGATGACCATCAGGGAAGCTCAGAAGAAAGAGCAGAACGTCAAATCCAAGTCACAGATTGAGCTGGAAAACCACCTGCTGAagaagcagctggaggaggaggcggaGTGCCAGAAGAAGTTCCGAGCCAAGCCCGTGCCTGCCGCCGTGTTCCTGCCGCTGTACCAGGACATCGTGCGGCGCCGCGAGGAGCGCAGGAGCTCGgtgagggagaggagcaggctccagctcctggccacACAAAAACCCTTCAAGTTCATGGAGCGAGAGAGGCAAAGGCGTGAAGCCAGGAAAATGCAGTTAAAAGACCTTTCCCCGcctgaaaataaaatcaaagtgTTCAGAGCAAAACCAGTCCCCAAATGTGTTTATAGTGCAGATTTCCATGACAAGGTGAAGGAGgaggagctctgcagggaaaTCAGGATCAGGATGagagctgaggagctgctgcgaAATTCATCTGTACCCAACAGCAGACTGGCCTTAAAAGGGACCAACAAAAAGAAGAAGCACAGGAGCACTGAGCCAAAGCAAATGGAGCACAAGGTCAGGATCAAATCGAGCGTTCCCGATTTTGACCTCCTACATGAGAAATTCCAGAAACGCCTCCTGCgacaaaaaaaagtgaaacccCTCACAGTCTGTGAGCCTTTCGACCTTTGTACTTCATACATCCCCTCAAAAAAGGACAAGATCTTGAAGGACATGCAAGAGGATGAGGAGAAGTTGAAGGAAACTCGGTGGCCATTTGCCTCTCCGAGACGGAAGCCTCAGTCAGGGGCAAAGCCTCACCTGGAAGAGGGAAAATCCAAAcctcccagaaccacagaatccaCCAGGCGACGGCTGCAAGCCCTGAGGTGACTGCTTGGAGATGCTCTACTTCATatatgtttgaaaaataattttttttattagtaGTATATATTTGATATTTTATTTGGTGTTATTTTTGGTATTTCTTCATATGTAGTTAATTTTTGCCTACAGTGAATATAGGATTGAATTTGTTAACATAAGGGcatataatataaattttaaaacatttaaatataGGATTTAATTAGTGTTTATTATTGTTAAAGGAACAGTAGTGCATTTTTGTCAGCATGCCCCTAAGAAGAAGACAAATCACTCTGATTTCCCAGGATCTCCTGGATGCCTTGAAATGGCACATGCATTGTGTCCTCTCATAGCAACCCTGTTTTCACCCTGTTGTTCTCTTTGGAATCATCTTTGCCAAAGCTTCCTTTGAAGTCTTGCTCTAGGTTTAAACTGAATTCAGCCTTAGTTTATTTTCCCCACCAGGAATTCCcttgaggaaaagagaaagctggaagaacaacaaaaaaggaacagaaacaaGCAGAAACAAAGAACGAAAATATTCCAGAAAATTGTGATGGCTCGGGCTGAGGCCAATGACCCACATCAGAGCCTAGCTCAGATGTCTAAACCCAGATTAAAAACATTCAGGTATTTTGTTGCATTCCCCTGAATCCCAAACACCTCATTCAACAATGAGAAGGAGAGGTTTGGGATTGCAGTGTATGTTAAACATACAGTGTGTAAAAAATAGCATAGTCTAAGTTTAGATACTTACATGTGGTAAATTAAACATGGTGCAAGCAGCTGATTAAAAAGTGTCCAAATTTAGCATTTCAGCTGAGAAACTGATGCCAACCTATATTGAACTCAGAGTATAGAAATATACAGcatatagaaatatatttattttccataTTAGATTATTATAGACTCAGTAACAGGAGAGTCCTGTGTTTTCTCCATTGATGTATCAACTAAAGAGGAAAAGGTTGTAAAAATCGAAGGGAAAGGGGACAGTGTGGATACAGAATATCCTTGCAGAGCTGGATACTGCACTGGTGTTGGTACAGCAGCGAACATTTCACAATTCacttctctgtcccagcaggtCCCCAGTGAAGAGGGAAATAAAAGCAGGAATATTTTAACTTCCCAGTGTAACAGCAGTGAGTGaggaagctgctggtgctcaggAGAGTGGGATCCCAGGTTCCCTGGAGGAGATGCAGTGCCCAGACTCTGTGTGTGTCACACAGAGCAGAACACGAGGGCCTTCCTGGAGTGCTGTAAGCTGCCACTCCAGATGGCTCCAGCTCTGACACAGCCCTAACCCCATGGCTGCTGTTTGCCCTCGTGTTTGGGGCTAATTTAACCCTTTCTGCTTTTCTAATCCTAAAAACAATAAATCCTGTCTAAACAAGGCTGTGGTGGGGTTTGTGATCTGGCCTGGCACgggggtgctgctgcagcattgTCAGTTTAAGGTGCTGTTAtgtgggggtgctgaggcactgACTGCTCTGGCCCAGTTGCTTCATGCCAGGGCAGGATTCAAGCACAAACCCCAATTTCCAGTAAGCTGGCACACTGTTGATAACAGGAGCTTTATAATCTGAGTGTCCTCACCATCTGCTGACTCTGGGACAGGGAGTTAAGGGGCACAGTGATTGCAgatgtggtttgggtttgttcaACAGCAAATTTCACACTGCACTGTTCAGCTTAATCAGATGGCAGGAGAGTAAAACGCTGGGTgtaaaatgctgctgctgcaaagcaAGGTCActccctggtgcagctgctGAAGCTGACGGTGCTGATTGCAGCCCAGCTGGAATGTGTCACACTGCCTGTCAgaggcagacagacagacggacattCAGAGCAAGGAAGGGAAGTTCACTTCCCAGCACGGTGAGGGGTTCAGAGGTGGTCAGGGGAGAGgctggagggagcagaggggtAAAGGGCCCTGTGCCCATGTCAGAGGCacatcccagagctgcctgtccCGCCCTGAGGGTTACAGCCCATTCCTCCTGCATTATCCAACGCTCCCTGTGATCCCAGAGATcttttcatttgggaatcaACAGTTTCATTCTCCTGCTCTACTCACTGGCCCTTGACAAACCAACTCAGGAAAAAGGTGTTCCATGATCCAGGACATGGCCACCCCTCTTGAGTGATCAGCTGCTAAAGTAGCAAGATTCTCACCTTCAGACTTGTAAAGTACTGGTCTTTATTTAATGCTCTTAATCTCCTGTGGTGTATTCTGTTTAACTTTGCTTACTTACAACTTGCTTTCTTACAACTCAAAGATCTGTATGAAATCAGCATGTAAAAAACCCTAAATATCCAAATTTTTATGCCTAGAATCCAAACTCAGCCTCTTTTAAGTCCAGAAGCCAGGACCTGCCTCTGCCTGGCCAAAGGGACTCCTTCAGAGATGAGTTGTTCGGTACCTCTAATGTATCTTGAAGTATGACAACATTTAATTTGTTATGAGCAATTTAACTGCTGTAGAAAATGACTCCTTGTACTATAAATTAATAATGATTTCTCTTGTGCTCTGCTCCCCTTAGGAACAATGAGAGGCAGAGAAGGCAGGAATACTTGCAGGAACTGCAAGAAATGGAAGAAAGAGTGAAACAAATGCCATTGCTTTTTGAAAGAGTCACTCAGGTTGCCTTGTTTCTGAACTATTAATTAATCCTGACTGATACTGAATAAGACATTTGTGCTCTGACATTTTTAGAAGAAACTTCAAAAGCACTTTTCAGGGCAGAGTTTCTCCATTTCAATCTCTTGTTGCCCCATCTCCATGTAAATATCAGTAATTTTTGGGATGTGCTTGCACAGGGAACACAGAACTGTTGTAAATGTGTCGGGTTCAGTTCCAGCATGAGTAACCCTGACCACAACCAAGCATTGCTGCTACAGAAAAGTAAAATCTGGGATAAAATTTTCAAGTATTGTTTTGCCATTCTTACCTGCAGTGAACAATCATTTCCACTTGTCAGCAGCAATTAATGAATCAGAGGATTGATATAAATAAAAGTATCATTTAATGCATTAGATAACATTTAACCATTGTGGTTTTTCTACAGAAAAATGCCAGAATAGCTGCAGAAAAGTATTATTCAAACAGGCTGAGGGCACTGGGGATCTGCCCAGAGTTTGTTTCAAAGAAAGGAGGAGCAGCCAAATCCCTGCATTTCTCCACTGCTGGGGATTTCACCTCCACTGCTGGCAGAGCAAGGTACAGATGACTgaaggctttttctttttacccACTATGTATCTAATAAATAGAAAATTTCCATGTGAAGATTTAAGAGTTTTTTCAATGATTTCCAGTATTTTCCAGGGAACTATTTGACTATGTGGTATGTTAGCATTACTGTGTGTATTTTTGATTGGTTTTCCTGAATCAAATATAATTTCATAAAACAGAGGAGAGCTGCTTAACCAAACTGGTTATGTTATGTAATgcaattcaaagaaaaaaaaaaaaagaaaaacattcctTGTTTGTTCCTTTCATCCAAAATTCTGGCAGGTTGCTGTAAGTCACTACCtttaaattttagattttttaagTGAAACttattaaaaatagttttaaatatCTGTTGGGTGTTATGATTTAAAAGgaagcagaaattaaaaaaaaaaaaaaggaatatatAAGTAATACTATTTACTTTCTAGCATAAAAAGAGACTCTTGTGTGCCcccttctgttttccttccccagctccaccccagccagggctatcAGGCTTTGGCCTGGGTTCCATAAAGGTGGAAAGCATCTTCCCAGAGAATAAACCCCCCATGCAATTTGTCTTTTCAGAGTCACCAAGGTTAAAGTGAGAAAAATTCAATTCttggaggaagcagctgctgacaGTCCCCAGTCTGAGCAGTcctgggaggaagaggaggaggagaagggaaaaggtgTCAAAACCTCCACCCCCGATGGGCAGTGCAGTGACCTGGAGGATGGGGCTGGCCTTGGGCCTGGATCCAGCCAGCACAGTGAccagggggaggaggaggaggaggaggaaggcaagGCAGACCTGTCACTTGGCCATtcccaggaggaagaggaagaggaggaagaagccaAGGCAGGTCCATCTCTGGACCATtcccaggaggaggaagaggaggaagaagccaAGGCAGGTCCATCCCATGGCCATTCCCAcgaggaagaagaagaggaggaagaagccaAGGCAGGCCCATCTCTGGACCATtcccaggaggaggaagaggaggaagaagcagaagcaggCCCATCCCATGGCTATtcccaggaggaagaggatgaggaaGCCAAGGCAGGCCCATCCTGTGGCCATtcccaggaggaagaggaagaggaggaagaagcagaagcaggCCCATCCCGTGGCCAttcccaggaggaggaggagaaagaggaggatgaggatgagtcCAGCCCCAGGTCTGATGGCTCCCATGAGGAGGGAGCTCAGTCTGACCCCGAAGCTGAGGGTGCTTTCCAGTATGAGGATGAGGAGTATGAGAGTGCTGGCTCTGAGGAGAAGGCCAGTGATGAGGAAGGGCActgaggagggctggggctcaggagCCTCTCTCACTGCTGGCTGTGCTTTTTGAAGcactttctgtttttacaaTATTGCTTCCTCTGGAAACCATCCCCTCCTGCCCATGGTTATCACAGCACCAAGCAGGTCAtgctctcttttcctttcaggaaaaaCATTATTACATCTTTACCTTCTACAGTTGCTCCAGATGAAGAGAATAACAAAAGAATTCAAATTCTTGAAGCAAATGTTTAAAGCCCCCCCTGGTTTGGAATGAATTCTGGTCTCATGTAGAATCCTCAGTGGCAGTAAGCAAAACATTTCCCTGAGCTTGGCAGATAACAGGCACTCTAAAGATCAAgatatattattaaatattgtATCAGACAGCAGAGGAAAACTTGGTGCTTTACTACACACCCAAAATTCTGTGAATTTGTACCTCTTAGTTCAGGAGCCTGCCAGTGCAGGAATTCTCTTTGTTTTCCAGTCAAAAAGCTcaagttgttttctttttcaccaagaaaataatttattttgtattaCTGTTCTTTGTTGCACTCTTCAGTGACATTGGTGCACCTGTGTTCCCAAAGTCAGCTCATTGTTTCATGACAAATTACacaataatttaataataaattgcAGAGTGCTGTGTAAGTGCTGAGGCTCCAATCCAGCCAAGGCAGGGCAGGTTTTGGAGCAGGAATTGCCATTTTACCCCTGCAAAAGGGGAATCTTTTGACCTCAGGGAGCTCCAGTTGAATGAAGCTGTGCAAGGGAGTGCTTTAATAGCTCTTCTTACACACTGACTGCTCAGGACTTCAGCTACTCcacaaaaactccccaaaaatgtttgggatttgttctttttcttgtaTCAGTACTCCCTTCCCCTACTATTACTGACTTCCTTGCTAAAAAATCTGTCATTATTTTGTTCTCCTTCTTTTGTTACACAGTTTCTTTGTGTTTGGAAGTTTTTTAAGCATTCTTactcttatttatttttcaagtgCGAACATAACTAATGTGAATTTGaagctttttttaaaacttgaaTAAAGTATCTGTGCAATTATTAATCCTTGCTTCACAAGGCAGTTTGCTTGTGGTTGTCAGTATTCTGTAACTCTGAGGAGTGGTACAATTCCCAATCACAAATTTGGGTACTTGTCCCTTCAGGAAATCAAATCCTGTTCTGAAAGAAGGCAGAGGAGCTCTAAATTATGTTCTTTTTCTCAgattatttgaaattatttcagaggaaaaaagtcAAATCTGTTTCTAAGATTTGACAGCACTCAGCTAAGTGTTCTAAAAGAACAAATATGTAATTATTGAACTGCTAAACTAGGGATTGAAAATACCACTACAATTCCTGTGAATGTAGAGAAAGTAGCAGATCCAACACTTTTTTAAGGTTTTAGAAGGGGTTGGGAACCTGTGTAAAATTTAGATTGAGCTTGTCACTgaacttttaaatattttaaatataaacctTCATAACAACAGAATAAATGAACATGATAAACATGATTTAACCAGGAAGGGTTAGGACAGATTTTGGAGGTTATGCCTTAGCTTTTTTTAGCatttctggaaaagaaaaacagaattgtGTGGACTAAGGAGATCCAATTGATGATGGTCTCCCAAGATTTCCAGGAAGCATTTCTAGGATATAAAGTGCTAGAAAAATACCTGAaagaaaccaattttttttttttgtagggaAAGAAAGATCCTCATGAATGACTGAAGAAACCTTGAGGTATTAAAGAACCACTTATGGAAATCCCTTGGAGCAGCAGAGTTTTCAGGCAGGGAGGATAATGAGATTAAAGTCAAAAAAGCCGTTCAGAAATTGCATTACAAACATAAAGGGATAAACATTCCAATAAGGAAttaaaaagcaaggaaaaatcaGAGATGACAGAATAGAAATGGAGACACACAGGTCAGGGTGGATTAAACCTCACAAAGCAAAGTACAGCagtaaagaatattttaaacaaagaaCCACCATGTACACCTGTCAGGAGATGAAAAATAGTCTGGCCTAAAAACCAAGTCATGATTTGacctcttatttttcttttttttctttttgcaaggAGGATGATTTAAATGTAGAGAATCCAGAATAACTAATAGGATGAGAGCACtggaaaacaccccaaaactatatttgaagaaaaaaccccaataagttcaacaggaaaatcaaaatccaAAGGTGATGTGATAGGAGCATT
This sequence is a window from Zonotrichia albicollis isolate bZonAlb1 chromosome 3, bZonAlb1.hap1, whole genome shotgun sequence. Protein-coding genes within it:
- the FAM161A gene encoding protein FAM161A isoform X3; protein product: MYSSNQEYYLKLEELKNAHMETMAKLESMYQNKLYLKGVQALDKRNNTSPKCCRPTWDKSSYQPLNLHKSFSDSDLSDPSGPSASDASDGELVFEENGSEAGSSSFAKQQIEKMWDGFCLEDYISRAKPSLPSSPARRKAHKKEKAWSPRVTVPKPFQMTIREAQKKEQNVKSKSQIELENHLLKKQLEEEAECQKKFRAKPVPAAVFLPLYQDIVRRREERRSSVRERSRLQLLATQKPFKFMERERQRREARKMQLKDLSPPENKIKVFRAKPVPKCVYSADFHDKVKEEELCREIRIRMRAEELLRNSSVPNSRLALKGTNKKKKHRSTEPKQMEHKVRIKSSVPDFDLLHEKFQKRLLRQKKVKPLTVCEPFDLCTSYIPSKKDKILKDMQEDEEKLKETRWPFASPRRKPQSGAKPHLEEGKSKPPRTTESTRRRLQALRNSLEEKRKLEEQQKRNRNKQKQRTKIFQKIVMARAEANDPHQSLAQMSKPRLKTFRNNERQRRQEYLQELQEMEERVKQMPLLFERVTQKNARIAAEKYYSNRLRALGICPEFVSKKGGAAKSLHFSTAGDFTSTAGRARVTKVKVRKIQFLEEAAADSPQSEQSWEEEEEEKGKGVKTSTPDGQCSDLEDGAGLGPGSSQHSDQGEEEEEEEGKADLSLGHSQEEEEEEEEAKAGPSLDHSQEEEEEEEAKAGPSHGHSHEEEEEEEEAKAGPSLDHSQEEEEEEEAEAGPSHGYSQEEEDEEAKAGPSCGHSQEEEEEEEEAEAGPSRGHSQEEEEKEEDEDESSPRSDGSHEEGAQSDPEAEGAFQYEDEEYESAGSEEKASDEEGH